One Bdellovibrio bacteriovorus str. Tiberius DNA segment encodes these proteins:
- a CDS encoding outer membrane beta-barrel protein, which yields MKKLLVMLAVVMGFGSVSHADILLEPYLGYEMGKTTDPDGKIDGTQLGVRLAYRSPVMFWAGLDGTLGLSGTFKPDTGSDETAKRTTVYGVVGLDFPILVRAWLGYGFMNDVDLEDSGKMKGKATKLGVGFTGLPFLSLNVEYLKETFDEVDGVDIDAKNESVVVSVSLPLEF from the coding sequence ATGAAAAAGCTCTTGGTCATGTTGGCTGTTGTTATGGGTTTCGGGAGCGTATCTCACGCAGATATTCTGCTAGAGCCGTATCTTGGCTATGAAATGGGTAAAACCACAGATCCAGATGGGAAAATCGACGGAACTCAGTTGGGTGTGCGTTTGGCGTACAGATCCCCGGTGATGTTCTGGGCGGGTCTTGATGGCACATTAGGTTTGAGCGGCACTTTCAAGCCAGACACTGGCAGCGATGAGACTGCAAAAAGAACAACAGTCTACGGTGTGGTTGGTCTTGATTTCCCGATCCTTGTTCGCGCATGGCTGGGTTATGGCTTCATGAACGACGTCGATCTTGAGGACAGCGGCAAGATGAAAGGTAAAGCGACTAAATTGGGCGTAGGCTTCACGGGTCTGCCATTCCTTTCTTTGAACGTGGAATATCTGAAAGAAACATTCGACGAAGTTGACGGCGTTGATATCGACGCTAAAAACGAATCCGTCGTTGTTTCCGTATCCCTGCCTCTGGAATTCTAA
- a CDS encoding NUDIX domain-containing protein, which translates to MLRSYKDDREYYASLPKKRIGVGALLFYKGDLLIVQPTYNPAWILPGGTVEAEESPSEALQRELKEELGLNTQAGSLLAIDYVSNRDVKGEYMQLLFSAKDLTEHQAQNIRLPMYEIKDFKFVALEKALEMLTPLVSRRVHSVMLAQEQELGAVYLEEGRAFYDPLRLAIAEPYSLPKT; encoded by the coding sequence ATGTTACGAAGTTACAAAGATGACCGCGAATACTACGCCTCATTGCCAAAAAAACGCATCGGAGTGGGCGCACTGCTGTTCTATAAAGGGGATCTTTTGATCGTTCAACCCACCTACAACCCGGCCTGGATCCTTCCCGGCGGAACCGTCGAAGCCGAAGAATCCCCCAGCGAAGCCCTGCAACGCGAATTAAAGGAAGAGCTCGGATTAAACACTCAAGCCGGCTCGCTGCTGGCCATCGACTATGTCAGCAACCGCGACGTCAAAGGCGAATACATGCAACTGCTTTTTTCTGCCAAAGATCTCACAGAACATCAGGCGCAAAACATCCGCCTGCCCATGTATGAAATTAAAGATTTCAAATTTGTCGCCCTTGAAAAGGCACTGGAAATGCTCACCCCGCTTGTCAGCCGCCGCGTGCACAGCGTGATGCTGGCGCAGGAACAAGAACTGGGAGCTGTTTATTTGGAAGAGGGCCGTGCGTTTTACGACCCTTTAAGACTGGCGATCGCCGAACCGTATTCTTTGCCAAAGACATAA
- the rpe gene encoding ribulose-phosphate 3-epimerase yields the protein MVAPSILSADFANLEKEIKAVAAAGADWIHVDVMDGRFVPNITIGIPVVKALKKVSPLPLDVHLMIEEPERYVEEFVKAGSDYLTIHVESTKDAAGTLKRIRELGAKPGITLRPRTAVEEVLPLLPLCELVLVMTVEPGFGGQSFMNDQVAKITRLRQEISSKNLSCLIEVDGGINAETARICHEADVFVAGSYVFGKEYGSAIASLKGS from the coding sequence ATGGTGGCTCCTTCCATTTTGTCGGCGGATTTTGCCAATCTTGAAAAAGAGATCAAGGCCGTGGCTGCGGCAGGAGCCGATTGGATTCACGTGGATGTGATGGATGGGCGCTTTGTGCCGAATATCACCATTGGAATCCCGGTGGTGAAGGCGCTGAAAAAAGTGTCGCCACTTCCTTTGGATGTGCATCTGATGATCGAAGAACCCGAGCGCTATGTGGAAGAATTCGTGAAAGCGGGCAGTGACTATCTGACCATTCACGTGGAATCCACCAAAGACGCCGCAGGGACTTTGAAACGCATTCGTGAATTGGGCGCAAAACCCGGAATCACTCTGCGTCCGCGCACGGCGGTGGAAGAGGTTCTGCCTTTATTGCCATTGTGTGAGCTGGTGCTGGTGATGACCGTAGAGCCTGGCTTTGGTGGTCAGTCCTTCATGAATGATCAGGTCGCGAAAATCACTCGTCTGCGTCAGGAAATTTCATCCAAGAACTTGTCCTGCCTGATTGAGGTTGATGGCGGCATCAATGCTGAAACCGCGAGGATCTGCCACGAGGCGGATGTATTCGTTGCCGGCAGTTATGTCTTTGGCAAAGAATACGGTTCGGCGATCGCCAGTCTTAAAGGGTCGTAA
- the fmt gene encoding methionyl-tRNA formyltransferase translates to MSKVRVCFLGTPEFAVTSLKALLSDEHFEVVGVVTQPDRPAGRKLQLTPSPVKALAQAHNLKVLAPESLKANPLMLQEIKTWGAEVAVVVAFGQILTQEFLDSFRFGCVNVHGSVLPRWRGAAPIQRAIEAGDVESGVTLQKMVKKLDAGDIIGIRRVKITPDMNALQLHDVLAQLGAELLQVELMDYVRGNLAPTPQDESKVTLAKKIEKMESQIDWSTSAKAIDGKIRGFVYGPGTYTLLQGKKLKLHKATITRDGGSIGSAKPGTITAVHEDHISVATGDGVLQLFEVQPESRNRMAIADFLKGHALKAGDQLGV, encoded by the coding sequence GTGAGCAAGGTCCGCGTCTGTTTTCTAGGAACCCCTGAATTTGCCGTGACCTCTTTGAAAGCTCTGTTGTCTGATGAGCACTTTGAGGTCGTGGGTGTTGTCACCCAGCCTGACCGTCCTGCCGGTCGTAAACTCCAACTGACTCCAAGTCCCGTAAAAGCTCTGGCTCAAGCCCACAATCTGAAGGTTCTGGCGCCCGAGTCTTTGAAAGCCAATCCCCTGATGCTTCAGGAAATCAAAACCTGGGGTGCCGAGGTGGCGGTTGTCGTGGCCTTTGGTCAAATCCTGACGCAGGAATTTTTGGATTCATTCCGCTTTGGTTGCGTGAATGTGCATGGATCTGTTTTGCCACGCTGGCGTGGGGCGGCTCCGATCCAAAGAGCCATCGAAGCCGGTGACGTCGAAAGCGGCGTGACCCTGCAGAAGATGGTTAAAAAACTGGATGCCGGTGACATCATCGGCATTCGTCGTGTGAAAATCACTCCGGACATGAACGCATTGCAGTTGCACGATGTGCTGGCCCAGTTGGGTGCGGAACTTCTGCAAGTGGAACTGATGGACTATGTTCGTGGCAATCTTGCGCCAACACCTCAGGATGAATCCAAGGTGACGCTGGCGAAAAAAATCGAAAAGATGGAATCCCAGATCGACTGGAGCACTTCTGCCAAAGCGATCGACGGAAAGATCCGCGGCTTTGTCTATGGCCCGGGCACCTATACTTTGTTGCAGGGGAAAAAACTGAAATTGCACAAAGCCACCATCACTCGTGATGGCGGTTCTATTGGCAGTGCCAAGCCCGGCACGATCACGGCCGTTCACGAAGATCATATTTCTGTTGCGACCGGTGACGGTGTTTTGCAATTGTTTGAAGTTCAGCCTGAAAGCCGTAACCGCATGGCGATTGCTGATTTCCTGAAAGGTCATGCCTTGAAAGCGGGGGATCAGCTTGGCGTCTAA
- the def gene encoding peptide deformylase, whose translation MIMKILTFPDPKLREVSQPVESFGPEIAKLAEDMVETMYHANGIGLAAPQVGELVRMVVIDTRPKDEKGRRYKYEEMTELEAAVKQPLILINPEIVKGEGKTTFDEGCLSIPGYYETVQRFNYIEMKAFDVNGKEYIVKTDGLLAICMQHEMDHLEGTLFIDHLSFIKGNKIKNQIKKFGYPVKKEKEGEETTADEEKCEV comes from the coding sequence ATGATCATGAAAATCCTCACATTCCCAGACCCGAAGTTGCGTGAAGTTTCGCAACCGGTTGAATCCTTTGGACCTGAAATCGCCAAATTGGCTGAAGACATGGTTGAGACTATGTACCACGCCAACGGGATCGGTCTGGCAGCTCCGCAAGTGGGCGAGCTGGTTCGCATGGTGGTGATCGACACTCGTCCCAAAGACGAAAAAGGCCGCCGTTATAAATACGAAGAAATGACGGAACTTGAGGCCGCTGTGAAACAGCCGTTGATTCTGATCAACCCGGAAATCGTCAAAGGCGAAGGCAAAACAACTTTCGATGAAGGCTGTTTGTCCATTCCTGGTTATTATGAAACCGTTCAGCGCTTTAATTACATCGAAATGAAAGCGTTCGACGTGAATGGCAAAGAGTACATCGTGAAAACCGACGGTTTGCTTGCAATCTGCATGCAGCACGAGATGGATCACCTTGAAGGCACTTTGTTCATCGATCACCTGAGCTTCATCAAGGGCAACAAAATCAAAAATCAAATCAAGAAATTTGGTTACCCGGTAAAAAAAGAAAAAGAAGGCGAAGAGACAACTGCTGACGAAGAAAAGTGTGAAGTGTGA
- the lptG gene encoding LPS export ABC transporter permease LptG, whose amino-acid sequence MNRIDRYTAWLFVGYFVGGLLVFLTLFTAVDAMSTMVNYKDVAPSALVNYYLYSFPGIISQLLPVACLLGVILTLTSLNKANELVALFASGMSLIRIAVPMLLLVAVISALGYMAADRVLPRATKQKNYILYYDLKKEPHRFSTIRTDRIWYRSKNSIFNIKTLNAKGDGAQGLTMYFFSDEWDLVQMITAAEVKIQGAQWLLEQGTVTIFNKDSSFPLTSPFKTKSIVMAEDSKDLQSAGQTADMMSQKELEHFIDKNKAAGLDTVAYEVDYHSKISFAFAGMVMCLLGIPFSVGRARSGGTMLNVGICLALVFAYYVFYSSGITLGQHGTLPPVAAAWAPNIVMLGVAFVLLKKLKR is encoded by the coding sequence GTGAATAGGATCGATCGTTATACAGCTTGGCTCTTCGTGGGTTACTTCGTCGGTGGCCTTCTGGTGTTTTTGACTCTGTTCACTGCTGTTGACGCGATGTCCACAATGGTCAATTACAAGGACGTCGCTCCCTCAGCATTGGTGAATTATTACCTGTATTCGTTCCCAGGAATTATCTCGCAATTGTTGCCGGTGGCCTGTTTGCTGGGGGTGATCCTGACGCTGACCAGCCTGAATAAAGCCAATGAACTCGTTGCGTTATTTGCCAGCGGGATGAGCCTGATTCGTATCGCGGTTCCGATGCTGCTTTTGGTGGCGGTGATTTCGGCTTTGGGTTACATGGCGGCGGACCGGGTTCTGCCCCGCGCGACCAAACAAAAGAACTACATCCTGTACTATGACCTGAAAAAAGAGCCGCATCGTTTTTCCACGATCCGCACGGACCGAATCTGGTACCGCTCTAAAAACTCGATTTTCAATATCAAAACCCTGAATGCCAAAGGGGACGGGGCGCAAGGTTTGACCATGTACTTCTTCAGCGATGAATGGGACCTGGTGCAGATGATCACAGCGGCCGAGGTGAAAATCCAAGGCGCCCAATGGCTGCTGGAGCAGGGGACAGTGACGATCTTTAACAAGGACTCAAGCTTCCCGCTGACCAGTCCGTTTAAGACCAAAAGCATCGTGATGGCCGAGGATTCCAAGGACCTGCAAAGTGCCGGTCAGACCGCCGATATGATGTCGCAAAAAGAGCTTGAGCACTTTATCGACAAGAATAAGGCGGCGGGCCTGGATACAGTGGCTTACGAGGTGGATTATCATTCCAAAATCAGCTTTGCCTTTGCCGGCATGGTCATGTGCCTGTTGGGTATTCCTTTCAGTGTGGGTCGGGCCCGGTCCGGGGGCACCATGCTGAATGTCGGGATCTGTCTGGCCCTGGTTTTCGCCTATTACGTGTTCTATTCGTCCGGGATTACTTTAGGGCAGCACGGGACCCTGCCTCCGGTCGCGGCGGCTTGGGCTCCCAACATAGTTATGTTGGGAGTGGCCTTCGTTCTTCTCAAAAAGCTGAAACGCTGA
- a CDS encoding response regulator encodes MALRVLLADESSTIKKVMQLALSDFGVEVKSVPVGLDVLQVTKTFKPDIVFADVLLTKRSGYEVCADLKNDAETVNVPVVLMWSGFMEIDEAKATECRADRRLEKPFDADHLRSLVSDLVQKTKSNPVSNFLTFPEMPEFEETPAENAPATEQNVYAIPEEKSDFLNIPEIDSEEANLLEVSGEEFSAVPLTNPKAEDEHDEGGWAHQDLTKFKIQIPETDSNDFASKFVIPQDDELSGHIEMDGDFEEISFVKSAPEVTKTKAPSAAADSFISNVEKSVKDQMMETLKKGATKVTTTGAAPQPASNAKPNTQSKMDLDPNMMEKIIREEAREVIESICWKVLPEIAERIVREEIKKILRETEKSI; translated from the coding sequence ATGGCTTTACGCGTCTTGCTTGCAGATGAGAGTTCCACAATCAAAAAAGTAATGCAACTGGCATTGTCTGACTTCGGGGTTGAAGTTAAATCAGTCCCCGTGGGTCTTGACGTATTGCAAGTTACAAAGACCTTCAAGCCGGATATCGTATTCGCCGATGTGTTGTTAACCAAACGTTCAGGTTACGAAGTTTGCGCGGACCTGAAAAACGACGCTGAAACCGTCAATGTACCAGTGGTGCTGATGTGGAGCGGTTTCATGGAAATCGACGAAGCCAAAGCCACCGAATGCCGTGCGGACCGTCGCCTGGAAAAACCTTTCGATGCCGATCATCTGCGCTCTCTGGTGTCTGATCTGGTACAAAAAACGAAATCCAATCCAGTTTCCAACTTCCTGACTTTCCCGGAAATGCCGGAGTTTGAAGAAACTCCAGCAGAAAACGCCCCTGCAACAGAGCAGAACGTTTACGCTATTCCAGAGGAAAAAAGCGATTTCCTGAACATCCCGGAAATCGACAGTGAAGAAGCCAACCTGCTGGAGGTTTCCGGCGAGGAATTTTCGGCAGTTCCGCTGACCAATCCCAAAGCGGAAGACGAGCACGACGAGGGCGGCTGGGCTCATCAGGATCTGACCAAATTCAAAATCCAGATCCCTGAAACTGACAGCAACGACTTTGCCTCCAAATTTGTGATCCCTCAGGATGACGAGCTTTCCGGCCACATCGAGATGGATGGCGACTTTGAAGAAATCAGTTTTGTGAAATCCGCTCCGGAAGTGACTAAAACCAAAGCGCCATCGGCTGCTGCGGACTCCTTCATTTCCAACGTGGAAAAATCCGTCAAAGATCAAATGATGGAAACCCTCAAAAAGGGTGCAACAAAAGTCACCACTACTGGCGCGGCCCCACAGCCCGCTTCTAATGCTAAGCCCAATACTCAATCCAAGATGGACTTAGACCCCAATATGATGGAAAAGATTATCCGTGAGGAAGCTCGCGAAGTGATCGAATCCATCTGCTGGAAGGTCCTTCCGGAGATTGCTGAGCGTATCGTGCGCGAAGAAATCAAAAAAATCCTCCGCGAAACTGAAAAGTCCATTTAA
- the nadC gene encoding carboxylating nicotinate-nucleotide diphosphorylase, whose amino-acid sequence MTLLELIRAAIKEDMPHGDVTTESLALKPRIGRARLKAKEDIVLSGAMAFEQSMQALEPTCRIKWHFEEGDEILKNQIICTIEGDLVQILKAERVALNFLGHLSGIATHTRRFVKKIEGSKTKILDTRKTTPAFRDLEKRAVVHGGGVNHRMNLSDAILIKDNHISVMGGITNAINRVREHSNLPIEVEAGNVEDVKEAVSMKAHRILLDNMDNDTLKKALEVIPAEVETEASGNMNLERVASVAALGVNYISVGALTHSAPCADVSLVFQWED is encoded by the coding sequence ATGACGTTGCTGGAGCTGATCCGCGCTGCCATCAAAGAAGACATGCCTCATGGCGATGTCACCACTGAATCCCTGGCCCTGAAACCCCGTATCGGACGTGCCCGTCTGAAAGCAAAGGAAGACATTGTTCTTTCCGGCGCCATGGCTTTTGAACAGTCCATGCAGGCTTTGGAACCCACCTGCCGTATCAAGTGGCACTTTGAAGAAGGCGATGAAATTCTTAAGAATCAAATCATCTGCACGATCGAAGGCGATCTGGTGCAAATCCTGAAAGCCGAGCGCGTGGCTTTGAACTTCCTGGGTCACCTGTCCGGGATTGCAACTCACACTCGCCGTTTCGTGAAAAAAATCGAAGGCTCCAAAACCAAAATTCTCGACACCCGCAAAACGACTCCGGCCTTCCGTGATCTGGAAAAGCGCGCCGTGGTTCACGGTGGTGGCGTCAATCACCGCATGAATCTGAGCGATGCCATCCTGATCAAGGACAATCACATCTCTGTCATGGGCGGGATCACCAACGCGATCAATCGCGTGCGTGAACACAGCAATCTTCCAATTGAAGTGGAAGCGGGCAACGTGGAAGACGTTAAGGAAGCAGTGTCCATGAAGGCGCACCGAATCCTTCTGGACAACATGGACAACGACACTTTGAAAAAAGCTCTGGAAGTAATCCCCGCCGAAGTTGAAACCGAAGCCAGCGGCAATATGAATCTGGAGCGCGTGGCTTCCGTGGCCGCGCTGGGCGTGAACTATATCTCTGTCGGTGCGTTGACTCACTCGGCTCCGTGTGCGGACGTCAGCCTTGTCTTCCAGTGGGAGGACTAA
- a CDS encoding biotin--[acetyl-CoA-carboxylase] ligase → MAKDNPASDIRIGHVTSQWAEGNHLYVAYQKEMTSTNAVAKEEAFAESLLEESLCLYVTDHQTAGRGRGKNTWIDARPGSSLLSSWSYLLGIKPQPTTSCLIGLAVYRACSTTWPFLAWNLKAPNDIYIGDKKIAGILLENVAQGDEVRLVIGLGLNVTDSPEDVDTATSLIESLPAGAPLLGQDYMAFLDRLMFELTDAVSHAEESLSPTDQLSLLTALNQHPLLKEKYTGMEADGSLLIGDKKINWSTL, encoded by the coding sequence ATGGCGAAGGACAATCCAGCTTCTGACATTCGCATTGGACACGTCACTTCCCAGTGGGCCGAAGGCAATCACCTGTACGTGGCTTATCAAAAAGAAATGACCAGCACCAACGCCGTCGCCAAGGAAGAGGCTTTTGCCGAAAGCCTGTTGGAAGAATCTTTGTGCCTTTATGTGACGGACCACCAGACCGCGGGTCGTGGTCGTGGCAAGAACACGTGGATTGATGCGCGTCCGGGCAGTTCTCTTCTAAGCTCCTGGTCTTATCTTTTGGGTATTAAACCTCAGCCGACCACATCCTGCCTTATTGGTCTTGCAGTGTATCGTGCATGCTCGACGACCTGGCCGTTTTTGGCTTGGAATCTGAAAGCTCCGAATGACATTTATATCGGCGACAAAAAAATCGCCGGCATTCTGTTAGAAAATGTCGCGCAAGGTGATGAGGTTCGTCTGGTGATCGGTTTGGGTTTGAATGTCACCGATTCTCCGGAAGACGTCGACACGGCGACCAGCCTGATTGAATCTTTGCCTGCGGGCGCACCGCTATTGGGTCAGGACTATATGGCGTTCCTGGATCGTCTGATGTTTGAACTGACGGATGCTGTTTCACACGCAGAAGAATCTTTAAGCCCTACAGATCAACTTTCTTTGCTGACAGCTTTGAACCAGCATCCTTTGCTGAAAGAAAAGTACACAGGCATGGAAGCAGACGGCAGTCTGTTGATTGGTGATAAAAAAATCAACTGGTCCACACTGTAA
- a CDS encoding thioredoxin family protein: MALTFTPFPDLGNKCPDFTLPAVDGKTYSLKDFSNGQPLVVMFICNHCPYVQAIEDRLIHLGHDLKKQNVNVIAICANDEESHNREDSFENLQKRAQEKGYPFVYLHDKSQAAAHAFGAVCTPDYFVYDKDLKLSYRGRLDDSWKDAAKVTKRELFDAVQTLLKNDKVSEEQTASMGCSIKWV; encoded by the coding sequence ATGGCACTGACTTTCACCCCTTTTCCGGATCTTGGAAACAAATGCCCTGACTTCACTCTGCCCGCAGTGGATGGCAAAACTTATTCGCTGAAAGATTTCAGCAATGGTCAGCCTTTGGTGGTGATGTTCATCTGCAATCACTGTCCGTATGTGCAGGCGATTGAAGACCGCTTGATCCATCTGGGTCATGATTTGAAAAAACAAAATGTGAATGTGATTGCCATTTGTGCCAACGACGAAGAAAGCCACAACCGCGAAGACTCCTTCGAGAATCTGCAAAAACGCGCTCAAGAAAAAGGCTATCCGTTCGTTTACCTGCACGACAAATCCCAGGCTGCGGCTCACGCTTTCGGAGCGGTGTGCACACCGGATTATTTTGTGTACGACAAGGACCTGAAGCTTTCTTACCGCGGACGCCTGGATGATTCCTGGAAAGACGCTGCGAAAGTGACCAAACGCGAGTTGTTTGACGCCGTTCAAACACTTTTGAAAAACGATAAAGTATCTGAAGAACAAACAGCCTCTATGGGCTGCTCTATCAAGTGGGTTTAA
- a CDS encoding GyrI-like domain-containing protein, translated as MKYILVFVAVTMISFGLFLANYLGAFKGVDISESVQGPFKIVYVEHVGPYHKVNKQLERIEKYMTSQNMTCGRTFGEYLDDPQVVEEARLRSKVGCIITGEPPQLVEGLQVGEIPERKYVMAVFTGSPGIGPLKVYPRVNDFMVKQNLKQTGAVIEIYEIHSITEKNAMTTTYLFPVQ; from the coding sequence ATGAAGTATATTTTGGTATTTGTTGCAGTAACGATGATTTCTTTCGGCCTTTTCCTGGCGAATTATCTGGGCGCCTTCAAAGGCGTTGATATTTCCGAATCTGTTCAGGGTCCTTTCAAGATCGTTTACGTTGAACACGTGGGTCCTTACCACAAAGTGAACAAACAGCTTGAGCGTATTGAAAAGTACATGACCTCCCAGAATATGACCTGCGGCCGCACCTTCGGTGAATACCTGGACGATCCACAAGTCGTGGAAGAAGCTCGCCTGCGCTCTAAAGTGGGCTGCATCATCACTGGCGAACCACCACAACTTGTGGAAGGCCTGCAAGTGGGCGAAATCCCCGAGCGCAAGTACGTGATGGCGGTATTCACCGGGTCCCCGGGCATCGGGCCTTTGAAAGTTTACCCACGCGTGAATGACTTCATGGTAAAACAAAACTTAAAACAAACTGGCGCCGTGATTGAGATCTACGAGATCCACTCCATCACCGAGAAAAACGCCATGACCACCACTTACCTGTTCCCGGTTCAATAA
- a CDS encoding cell wall hydrolase codes for MKAVVLSALLLTSGLAYAEAPCPTSCQGPSSTPDKITLSKIESTPACLTRKNDESNEQIVQREKLTDFEVLARLVFAEGISTNLEKCAKYEDSLFASLAWGVQNRVALAEAQPRYAKQFGKGLHGVIFKKAQFNPAVSKKSTYSKLFLCPSEHPQWQKFWELSKKAADQALSHPQKNPLPKSVTHFYYPQSTQATNPPVAWADLNKDAAKKAYMKDVKIEGTRYSNECIQFFSY; via the coding sequence ATGAAAGCGGTGGTTTTATCCGCACTGCTGCTGACCTCGGGGCTGGCTTATGCCGAAGCCCCTTGTCCGACCAGCTGCCAGGGGCCGTCTTCGACCCCGGATAAAATCACCCTGTCCAAAATTGAGTCCACCCCTGCCTGTCTGACGCGTAAAAATGATGAAAGCAACGAACAGATCGTCCAGCGTGAAAAGCTCACGGACTTTGAAGTGCTGGCGCGTCTGGTGTTTGCGGAAGGCATTTCGACCAATCTGGAAAAGTGCGCCAAATACGAAGACTCCCTGTTTGCCAGCCTTGCCTGGGGTGTGCAAAACCGCGTGGCGCTGGCAGAAGCCCAGCCCCGTTACGCCAAACAGTTTGGCAAGGGTCTGCACGGGGTGATCTTCAAGAAAGCCCAGTTCAATCCGGCAGTTTCTAAAAAATCGACTTATTCAAAACTTTTCCTGTGCCCAAGTGAACACCCGCAATGGCAGAAGTTCTGGGAGCTTTCCAAAAAAGCCGCCGATCAGGCGCTATCCCACCCGCAGAAAAATCCGCTGCCAAAATCCGTGACTCATTTTTATTATCCGCAAAGCACTCAGGCGACGAATCCACCCGTAGCGTGGGCTGACCTGAACAAAGATGCCGCCAAAAAGGCGTACATGAAGGACGTCAAAATTGAAGGCACCCGCTATAGCAACGAGTGCATTCAATTCTTTTCTTACTAG
- a CDS encoding SIMPL domain-containing protein, with protein MKQYVLAGLMAVCMVSGAQALADNRYIVVSGFAERGLDPNLVNLNIEVWSKASTAKQAQGLAANQFKQVRKTLEDFKIKKEDIQTDNYSLNPEYEYDQKLRQNKMVGFRVSQSLTVTLRKVEDAGNFLDALVAEKKTMDAGVNVSSLSWDSDKRDQTETATLGEAVRATRTKADEIAKAAGVKIKGVSKISHGVSGGLPPQPVFRNFGGAKMMAEAASTDVAAGQIKVRVEVTAEYEIN; from the coding sequence ATGAAGCAGTACGTTTTGGCAGGCCTTATGGCTGTCTGTATGGTGTCCGGTGCCCAAGCTTTGGCCGACAATCGCTATATCGTCGTGAGCGGTTTTGCGGAGCGAGGACTGGACCCGAATTTGGTCAACCTCAATATCGAAGTCTGGAGCAAAGCCTCTACGGCGAAGCAAGCTCAAGGGTTGGCGGCTAACCAATTCAAACAGGTAAGAAAAACTCTGGAAGACTTCAAGATCAAAAAAGAAGACATCCAGACCGACAACTATTCTTTGAATCCGGAATATGAATACGATCAAAAACTTCGTCAGAATAAAATGGTCGGATTCCGTGTGTCCCAGTCTTTGACGGTGACTTTGCGTAAGGTTGAAGACGCCGGGAACTTCCTGGACGCCCTGGTGGCCGAGAAAAAGACCATGGATGCAGGTGTCAACGTGTCGTCACTTTCCTGGGATTCTGACAAGCGCGATCAGACAGAAACTGCGACCTTGGGTGAAGCCGTTCGTGCGACCCGCACCAAGGCTGATGAAATTGCCAAGGCGGCCGGTGTGAAGATCAAAGGTGTTTCCAAGATCAGCCACGGTGTTTCTGGCGGCTTGCCTCCACAACCGGTGTTCAGAAACTTTGGCGGCGCCAAAATGATGGCGGAAGCGGCTTCCACTGATGTGGCCGCGGGTCAGATCAAAGTTCGTGTCGAAGTGACTGCGGAATACGAGATCAACTAG
- a CDS encoding OmpA family protein — translation MKKMLLIGTAVAMMLSGCATTQENPNTAKGAGIGAAIGAVAGAVIGHQTGKRNEGALIGAALGAGIGGTVGHRLDKQQKELAKIAETKRTEQGLITKLKSDILFDTGKADLKPAAQTNINQLAAIMKKYPENVLTVKGYTDDTGTQMVNNPLSEQRAKAVSAQLIASGVPAQTVTSVGMGALNPVDPAKTKEARAKNRRVEIEITVDESKVPKS, via the coding sequence ATGAAAAAGATGCTTTTGATCGGCACAGCAGTAGCAATGATGCTTTCTGGCTGCGCGACCACACAAGAAAACCCAAACACAGCTAAAGGTGCTGGTATCGGTGCGGCGATTGGTGCTGTTGCAGGTGCGGTGATTGGTCACCAAACTGGTAAACGCAACGAAGGCGCTTTGATTGGCGCAGCGTTGGGTGCTGGTATCGGTGGTACCGTTGGTCACCGTTTGGATAAACAACAAAAAGAACTGGCGAAAATCGCTGAAACCAAAAGAACTGAACAGGGTCTGATCACGAAGCTGAAAAGCGACATCCTGTTTGACACTGGTAAAGCTGATTTGAAACCAGCGGCGCAAACCAACATCAACCAGTTGGCTGCCATCATGAAGAAATATCCAGAGAACGTGCTGACTGTTAAAGGTTACACTGACGACACTGGTACTCAGATGGTGAACAACCCATTGTCTGAACAGCGTGCAAAAGCCGTCAGCGCTCAATTGATCGCTTCTGGTGTCCCTGCACAAACAGTGACTTCTGTTGGTATGGGTGCATTGAACCCAGTTGACCCAGCGAAAACGAAAGAAGCGCGTGCTAAAAACCGCCGCGTGGAAATCGAAATCACTGTGGACGAATCCAAAGTTCCTAAGTCCTAG